From Erwinia pyri, a single genomic window includes:
- the rsuA gene encoding 16S rRNA pseudouridine(516) synthase RsuA, translating into MRLDKFLSQQLEVSRAIALRELRARKVTVDGEVVREGAFKLKPDNQVEYDGNPLHLQFGPRYFMLNKPQGYVCSTEDPDHPTVLFFLEEPTAYKLHAAGRLDIDTTGLVLMTDDGQWSHRITSPRHHCEKTYLVTLESPVAEDTAEKFTAGVQLHNEKDLTKPATLEVISENQVRLTISEGRYHQVKRMFAAVGNHVVALHRERIGTIVLDEEMEPGEYRALTAEEIASVVVPR; encoded by the coding sequence ATGCGACTTGATAAATTTTTATCTCAGCAACTGGAAGTCAGCCGGGCGATTGCTCTTCGTGAGCTGCGGGCTCGTAAAGTCACCGTTGATGGGGAAGTGGTCAGGGAAGGCGCCTTTAAGCTGAAACCTGACAACCAGGTTGAGTACGACGGCAATCCTCTGCATCTGCAGTTTGGTCCCCGCTACTTTATGCTGAACAAACCTCAGGGCTATGTCTGTTCTACAGAGGATCCCGATCATCCTACCGTGCTCTTTTTCCTGGAAGAGCCTACCGCCTATAAACTGCACGCCGCAGGGCGGTTGGATATCGACACCACCGGCCTGGTGCTGATGACCGACGACGGTCAATGGTCCCACCGCATTACCTCGCCACGTCATCATTGTGAAAAAACGTACCTGGTCACGCTGGAGTCTCCGGTCGCAGAGGATACGGCAGAGAAATTTACCGCCGGGGTGCAGCTGCATAACGAGAAAGATCTGACCAAACCGGCCACTCTGGAAGTGATTAGCGAGAATCAGGTGCGCCTGACCATCAGCGAAGGGCGCTATCACCAGGTGAAGCGGATGTTTGCCGCCGTGGGTAACCACGTGGTGGCTCTGCATCGTGAACGGATCGGCACTATTGTGCTGGACGAAGAGATGGAGCCGGGTGAATACCGTGCGCTGACGGCGGAAGAGATCGCCAGCGTGGTCGTTCCCCGTTAG
- a CDS encoding Bcr/CflA family multidrug efflux MFS transporter — MRKDKNSSVGLVVILGLLAMLMPLSIDMYLPALPQIAREFGVSAGSVQMTLNLYILGFALGQLVYGPLADSFGRKPVIAVGTLVFAVAAAACAMSQTIDQLIFMRLLHGLSAAAGSVVISALMRDSYSKEEFSRMMSFVMLVTTIAPLLAPIVGGWLLLLWSWHAIFWAISGAAVVTTVLVVTQIKETLPRDKRQKFHLRTTLGNFLSLFRHKRVFSYMLASGFSFAGLFSFLNAGPFVYIELNHISPQDFGYYFALNVVFLFLMTLLNSRSVRRFGPLAMFRFGLLIQFTMGVWMVIVSAFNLGFLPLVFGVAMFIGCVAMVSSNAMAVILEEFPHMAGTASSLAGTLRFGVGALVGALLSTLSFNSAWPMVGSIFICSTFSILLFIYATRPRKAASP; from the coding sequence GTGCGCAAGGACAAGAACTCATCAGTGGGACTGGTGGTGATCCTCGGCCTGTTGGCCATGTTAATGCCGTTATCGATTGATATGTATCTGCCTGCGCTACCGCAAATTGCCCGCGAGTTCGGCGTGTCGGCAGGCAGCGTGCAGATGACGCTGAACCTCTACATTCTGGGGTTTGCGCTGGGCCAGCTGGTGTACGGTCCTCTTGCTGACAGCTTTGGCCGCAAGCCGGTGATTGCCGTGGGAACGCTGGTATTTGCCGTGGCTGCCGCAGCCTGCGCGATGTCGCAAACCATCGATCAGCTGATCTTTATGCGCCTGCTGCACGGCCTGTCGGCAGCGGCGGGCAGCGTGGTGATCAGTGCGCTGATGCGTGACAGCTACTCGAAAGAGGAGTTTTCACGCATGATGTCCTTTGTGATGCTGGTTACCACCATTGCGCCGCTGCTGGCGCCGATAGTGGGCGGTTGGCTGCTGCTGCTCTGGAGCTGGCACGCCATTTTCTGGGCCATTTCCGGCGCGGCCGTGGTCACTACGGTGCTGGTGGTCACCCAGATCAAAGAGACGCTGCCCCGCGACAAGCGGCAGAAGTTTCACCTGCGCACCACGCTGGGCAATTTCCTCTCCCTGTTCCGCCACAAGCGGGTCTTCAGCTACATGCTGGCCAGCGGCTTCTCCTTTGCCGGGCTCTTCTCCTTCCTGAATGCCGGGCCGTTTGTTTACATTGAACTGAACCATATCAGCCCGCAGGACTTTGGTTACTACTTTGCGCTTAACGTGGTGTTTTTGTTCCTGATGACGCTGCTTAACAGTCGCTCAGTTCGCCGCTTCGGCCCGCTGGCGATGTTCCGTTTCGGTCTGCTGATACAGTTCACCATGGGCGTCTGGATGGTGATCGTCAGCGCCTTCAATCTTGGATTCCTGCCGCTGGTGTTTGGCGTGGCGATGTTTATCGGCTGCGTGGCCATGGTCTCATCGAATGCGATGGCAGTGATCCTGGAAGAGTTTCCGCATATGGCGGGCACCGCCTCCTCGCTGGCCGGTACGCTGCGGTTTGGCGTCGGCGCGCTGGTCGGCGCGCTGCTCTCCACGCTGTCGTTTAACAGCGCATGGCCAATGGTAGGGTCGATATTTATCTGCTCGACCTTCTCTATTTTGCTGTTTATCTACGCCACGCGCCCGCGTAAAGCAGCCTCACCCTGA
- a CDS encoding YejG family protein produces MNTLQHSVVHRLPQSYRWGAGPAGSSVEPLVINNLSADDDLIGLTLLSHEGDQAWEIMGMIQDALAEIQIECAVVECAGEPCLFVTRQDESATTCRLKNFGVGIAEPFQDASA; encoded by the coding sequence GTGAATACGTTACAACATTCTGTGGTACATCGTTTACCGCAAAGCTACCGATGGGGAGCGGGACCCGCTGGCAGCAGCGTCGAACCGCTGGTGATAAATAACCTCTCTGCCGATGACGATCTGATTGGCCTTACGCTGCTCAGCCATGAGGGCGACCAGGCATGGGAGATCATGGGCATGATCCAGGATGCGCTGGCGGAAATTCAGATTGAGTGTGCCGTAGTGGAGTGCGCAGGCGAACCCTGCCTGTTTGTGACTCGTCAGGATGAGAGTGCGACTACCTGTCGGCTGAAAAACTTTGGGGTGGGCATCGCCGAACCCTTTCAGGATGCTTCTGCCTGA
- the yejF gene encoding microcin C ABC transporter ATP-binding protein YejF — MALLSVNNLSIAFRQGDVERLVVNDLSLSVDAGETLALVGESGSGKSVTALSMMRLLPSPPVNYPQGKILFSGQDVLQANEQTLRGLRGNRMAMIFQEPMVSLNPLHSIEKQLYEVLSLHRGMRKEAARAEMLTCLDRVGIRQAARRLKDFPHQLSGGERQRVMIAMALLTQPELLIADEPTTALDVTVQAQILTLLKELKQEMNMGLLFITHNLNIVRQLADSVVVMRNGQAVESNITAKLFSAPAHAYTQALLNAEPEGRPAPADSEAPPLLQVKDLRVAFPLKQGFLRRIGGYHHALKSLSFTLRPGESLGLVGESGSGKSTTGLALLRLIASEGEIWFRDQPLHLWDRRKMLPVRRQVQVVFQDPNSSLNPRLSVLQIIAEGLQVHHPSLDAAAREAKVKEAMQEVGLDADTRHRYPAEFSGGQRQRIAIARALILQPQLIILDEPTSSLDRSVQKQILALLLKLQQTHRLAYIFISHDLKVVRSLCHQVVVLREGEVVEQGECEALFAAPRAEYTRQLLSLA; from the coding sequence ATGGCATTGCTGAGCGTAAATAATCTGAGCATCGCCTTTCGTCAGGGCGACGTGGAGCGTCTGGTAGTCAACGATCTGTCGCTTTCTGTTGATGCCGGTGAAACTCTGGCGCTGGTAGGAGAGTCCGGTTCCGGGAAAAGCGTCACGGCGCTGTCGATGATGCGGTTGTTGCCCTCGCCGCCTGTTAACTATCCACAGGGCAAGATCCTGTTTTCCGGTCAGGATGTTCTGCAAGCGAATGAACAAACGCTACGCGGCCTGCGCGGTAACCGCATGGCGATGATCTTTCAGGAGCCGATGGTGTCGCTTAATCCGCTGCACAGCATCGAAAAGCAGCTCTATGAAGTGCTGTCGCTGCATCGGGGCATGCGTAAAGAGGCGGCCCGGGCAGAGATGCTGACCTGCCTGGATCGGGTAGGGATCCGTCAGGCCGCCAGACGCCTGAAGGATTTCCCGCATCAGCTTTCCGGCGGCGAGCGTCAGCGCGTGATGATTGCGATGGCGCTGCTGACTCAGCCTGAACTGCTGATCGCCGACGAACCCACCACGGCGCTGGACGTGACCGTGCAGGCACAAATTTTGACGCTGCTGAAAGAGTTAAAGCAGGAGATGAATATGGGGCTGCTGTTTATCACCCATAATCTCAATATCGTGCGTCAACTGGCTGACAGCGTGGTAGTTATGCGGAACGGCCAGGCGGTGGAGAGCAATATCACCGCGAAGCTGTTCAGTGCGCCTGCTCACGCCTACACGCAGGCGCTGCTTAATGCTGAACCCGAAGGGCGCCCTGCCCCGGCAGACAGCGAAGCGCCGCCTTTGCTGCAGGTTAAAGATCTTCGGGTCGCCTTTCCCCTGAAACAGGGATTTCTGCGGCGGATCGGCGGTTACCATCATGCGCTGAAATCGCTGAGCTTTACGCTGCGGCCAGGGGAAAGTCTGGGTCTGGTCGGCGAGTCCGGTTCCGGGAAAAGCACCACCGGCCTGGCGTTGCTGCGGCTGATTGCCTCAGAAGGTGAAATCTGGTTTCGTGACCAGCCGCTGCACCTGTGGGACCGCCGCAAAATGTTGCCGGTTCGCCGTCAGGTGCAGGTTGTTTTCCAGGATCCTAATTCTTCGCTGAATCCCCGGCTGAGCGTGCTGCAGATTATCGCTGAAGGTCTGCAGGTGCATCATCCCAGTCTGGATGCGGCAGCGCGTGAGGCGAAAGTGAAAGAGGCGATGCAGGAGGTCGGTCTTGATGCGGATACCCGGCACCGTTATCCGGCTGAGTTTTCGGGCGGACAGCGTCAGCGCATCGCCATTGCCCGCGCGCTTATTCTGCAACCCCAGCTGATTATTCTGGATGAACCAACCTCTTCCCTTGACCGCTCGGTACAGAAGCAGATCCTGGCGCTGTTGCTGAAGCTTCAGCAAACTCATCGCCTGGCCTACATTTTTATCAGCCATGATTTGAAGGTGGTGCGTTCGCTATGCCATCAGGTGGTGGTGCTGCGGGAGGGAGAAGTGGTGGAACAAGGTGAGTGTGAAGCGTTGTTTGCTGCGCCCCGAGCAGAATATACCCGGCAGCTACTCTCTCTTGCCTGA
- a CDS encoding microcin C ABC transporter permease — protein MSRLSPVNQARWARFRHNRRGYWSLWIFAVLFLLCLGAELIANDKPLLVHYHDRTYFPLLVDYDETDFGGALATAADYQDPWLKSRLDKEGWAIWAPVRFGDGTINFATAVPFPSPPSTQNWLGTDANGGDVLARILYGTRISLIFGLMLTLASSLIGIVVGASQGYYGGRVDLWGQRFIEVWSGMPTLFLIILLSSVIQPGFWWLLAITVAFGWMQLVGVVRAEFLRTRNFDYIRAAQALGVSDSKIMSRHMLPNAMVATLTYLPFILCGSITTLTSLDFLGFGLPLGSPSLGELLLQGKNNLQAPWLGITAFFSLAILLSLLIFIGEAVRDAFDPSKVY, from the coding sequence ATGAGCCGCTTAAGCCCCGTTAATCAGGCGCGCTGGGCCCGATTCCGCCATAACCGCCGTGGTTACTGGTCGCTCTGGATTTTTGCCGTTCTGTTTCTGCTCTGCCTGGGTGCCGAGCTGATAGCCAACGACAAGCCGCTGCTGGTGCACTATCACGACCGCACCTATTTTCCACTGCTGGTGGATTACGATGAAACCGACTTCGGCGGCGCTTTAGCCACGGCGGCGGATTATCAGGATCCCTGGCTGAAATCGCGCCTGGATAAAGAGGGCTGGGCAATCTGGGCGCCTGTGCGCTTTGGTGATGGCACGATCAATTTTGCCACCGCGGTCCCCTTCCCTTCCCCTCCTTCGACCCAGAACTGGCTGGGCACCGATGCCAACGGCGGCGATGTGCTGGCGCGTATTCTATACGGTACGCGTATTTCGCTGATTTTTGGCCTGATGCTGACGCTGGCCTCAAGCCTGATCGGCATTGTGGTCGGCGCCTCGCAGGGCTATTACGGCGGCAGGGTGGATCTCTGGGGCCAGCGATTTATTGAAGTCTGGTCCGGCATGCCGACCCTGTTTTTGATCATTCTGCTGTCGAGCGTTATCCAGCCCGGTTTCTGGTGGCTGCTGGCGATCACGGTCGCTTTTGGCTGGATGCAGCTGGTGGGCGTGGTCAGAGCTGAATTCCTGCGTACCCGCAACTTCGACTATATTCGTGCGGCGCAGGCGCTTGGCGTCAGCGACAGTAAGATTATGTCCCGTCATATGCTGCCCAACGCCATGGTTGCCACCCTGACCTACCTGCCGTTTATTTTATGCGGTTCAATCACCACCCTGACCTCGCTCGATTTCCTCGGCTTCGGGTTGCCGCTGGGGTCGCCTTCATTAGGCGAACTCCTGCTGCAGGGGAAAAATAACCTGCAGGCGCCCTGGCTGGGGATCACCGCCTTCTTCTCACTGGCGATCCTGCTGTCGCTGCTCATTTTTATCGGCGAAGCGGTTCGTGACGCCTTTGATCCCAGTAAGGTGTACTGA